From a region of the Drosophila ananassae strain 14024-0371.13 chromosome XL, ASM1763931v2, whole genome shotgun sequence genome:
- the LOC6503134 gene encoding probable 6-phosphogluconolactonase, which yields MSKRKSTLKVISVDSEIDLVQGLGELVKRLAKEAFTRQEQFHVGLSGGSMVKLLTKALIEADVDTNRWLFYFCDERHVPENSEDNTFHAYRKHWKTELPRIRDEQFVKADTSLDLESCASNYEVKIRTEVPIAGSLPQFDLLLLGMGPDGHTCSLFPEQPESLQQIHRLVIPIRNSPKPPPERITFTLPLINNARHVAFVVTGAEKAKVVEDVFVEVDKLFPAAWVDPKNGDLTLIVDENSGRYVRSLSS from the exons atgTCCAAGCGAAAGAGTACGTTGAAGGTGATCTCGGTCGACTCGGAGATAGATTTGGTGCAGGGCCTGGGCGAGCTTGTAAAGCGCCTGGCCAAGGAGGCGTTTACCAGGCAAGAACAGTTCCATGTCGGGCTTTCGG GTGGCTCGATGGTCAAGCTGCTGACGAAGGCGCTGATTGAGGCCGATGTGGACACCAACCGCTGGCTGTTCTACTTTTGCGACGAGCGACATGTCCCGGAAAACAGTGAAGACAACACCTTCCACGCTTACAGGAAACACTGGAAAACCGAGCTTCCGCGCATTCGAGACGAGCAGTTCGTGAAGGCGGACACCTCGTTAGACCTGGAGAGCTGCGCGAGCAACTATGAGGTGAAGATCCGGACCGAGGTCCCGATAGCGGGCTCGCTTCCACAGTTCGATCTGCTGCTCTTGGGCATGGGACCCGACGGTCACACGTGCTCCCTGTTCCCGGAGCAGCCCGAGTCCCTGCAGCAGATCCATCGACTGGTGATCCCAATCCGAAACTCCCCCAAGCCTCCTCCGGAGCGGATTACCTTCACCCTGCCGCTGATCAACAACGCCCGGCATGTGGCCTTTGTGGTCACGGGTGCTGAAAAAGCGAAAGTGGTCGAG GACGTGTTCGTCGAGGTGGATAAGCTATTCCCCGCCGCCTGGGTGGATCCCAAAAACGGAGATTTGACGCTGATTGTGGATGAAAATTCTGGAAGATATGTTCGTTCCTTGAGTTCTTAA
- the LOC6503135 gene encoding zinc finger protein 84 — protein MASPHPQPGPDPEQETGIPPQPAVHGKLDAVDPDRVCRVCLRDASLDGELHFIFAEVPVEQDANLARILEECTVHPCERQDGMPAHMCGSCAEAARSAYRFKRDAERSYCSLVALLGRSPQVKASGAEASTQTEQVALLSCELCHDKFLNSMDLRLHRNRVHRTAREDKEEELKCKFCPQSFPHLRQLRIHLAKSHDQTARLQCGHCPRTFTRSDHMLRHMRNMHNRSQDDLPSAWPSADHDETTMEGGDGDELVAAEVLLNEEGDDHEGATALECNTNPISSNEEEDDDNDEAKQALWLHIKPEPCLEAEEVDLVAQLNLEKKRRRREKAVVPAEASGDAHVKSEPSGDSQMSIKVERAGDEDAFMGGEDFLEHLRAAGELPLSDDDQFYNYVEEESCLEDDDDEEDDEGDGEDDDEAPSRGFRLKQEPLKDAGGRLGKKGKRRRRRKKEGSPTSNPENRCEVCQRTFSRHCHLLRHKLSHLEKKPHNCPHCPKAFARSDHLKAHVQSLHSNKEHKCSLCEAAFARPDALERHKLSKHNGEGLEPGSELKMQLAEHTCEYCSKRFSSKTYLRKHTLLHTDFLYACKSCDETFRERAQLREHEKTHTGQRNFLCCICGDSFARNDYLRVHMRRHNGEKPYKCRYCVKAFPRATDLKVHERYHTGTKPNLCNTCGKSFHRAYNLTIHMRTHTGERPYKCDQCPKSFTQSNDLKAHIRRHTGERYKCPHCDTYFLQLYNMRNHCLTAHNKHIETKTGRLQRTGLLEESGQSHLTTVVMPPARYPAGSDPQLSAAIGADNSSSTTVIHSPGAYQNSGVAPGVLAPGNTSSSVAAGNTLDGNSFAPTAVNASAPFGAFNFPPVVMAHLMYNHGGSSQHSQSGSDTAK, from the exons ATGGCATCGCCCCATCCGCAGCCGGGCCCGGATCCGGAACAGGAGACGGGAATCCCGCCCCAGCCGGCAGTGCACGGAAAACTGGATGCCGTGGACCCGGATCGCGTATGCCGTGTCTGCCTTAGGGACGCCTCCCTGGACGGAGAGCTGCACTTCATCTTCGCCGAGGTGCCCGTGGAGCAGGACGCCAACCTGGCCCGCATCCTGGAGGAGTGCACAGTCCATCCGTGCGAGAGGCAAGACGGGATGCCAGCGCACATGTGCGGTTCTTGTGCGGAGGCAGCGCGCAGCGCCTACCGTTTTAAGCGGGACGCGGAGCGTTCTTATTGCTCCCTGGTAGCACTCCTGGGGCGGTCTCCCCAAGTCAAGGCTTCCGGCGCCGAGGCGTCCACCCAGACGGAGCAAGTGGCCCTGTTGTCGTGCGAGTTGTGCCACGACAAGTTCCTGAACAGCATGGATCTCCGTCTGCACCGAAACCGTGTCCACCGGACGGCAAGGGAGGACAAGGAAGAAGAGCTGAAGTGCAAGTTCTGTCCCCAGAGCTTCCCCCATCTCCGGCAGCTGCGCATCCACCTGGCAAAGAGCCACGATCAGACCGCTCGTCTCCAGTGTGGCCACTGCCCGCGGACCTTCACCCGGAGCGACCATATGCTGCGCCACATGCGCAACATGCACAATCGCTCGCAGGACGATCTTCCGTCAGCCTGGCCGTCGGCGGACCACGATGAGACCACTATGGAGGGCGGGGATGGCGACGAACTGGTCGCCGCTGAGGTCCTGCTCAACGAGGAGGGCGACGACCATGAAGGAGCAACTGCCCTAGAGTGCAATACCAACCCAATCTCCAGcaacgaggaggaggacgatgaCAACGACGAGGCCAAACAGGCGCTATGGTTGCACATCAAGCCGGAGCCCTGCCTGGAGGCTGAGGAGGTCGACCTGGTCGCCCAACTGAACCTCGAGAAGAAGCGCCGACGACGGGAGAAGGCTGTAGTCCCAGCCGAAGCCTCCGGGGATGCCCATGTAAAGA GCGAACCCAGCGGCGACTCGCAGATGAGCATCAAAGTGGAGAGGGCGGGAGACGAAGATGCCTTCATGGGCGGCGAGGACTTCCTGGAGCATCTTCGGGCCGCCGGGGAACTGCCGCTTAGCGACGACGACCAGTTCTACAACTACGTCGAAGAGGAGAGCTGTCTGGAGGACGACGATGACGAGGAGGACGATGAGGGCGATGGCGAGGATGACGACGAGGCGCCGAGCCGAGGGTTCCGGCTAAAGCAGGAACCGCTGAAGGACGCCGGCGGCCGTTTGGGGAAAAAAGGAAAGCGACGGCGTCGCCGCAAAAAGGAGGGTTCACCCACCTCCAATCCGGAGAACCGGTGTGAGGTGTGCCAGCGCACCTTTTCGCGCCACTGCCACTTGCTGCGCCACAAGCTGTCGCATCTGGAGAAGAAGCCCCACAACTGCCCGCACTGCCCGAAGGCGTTTGCGCGCAGCGATCACCTGAAGGCGCACGTCCAAAGCCTGCACAGCAACAAGGAGCACAAGTGCAGTCTCTGCGAGGCGGCGTTCGCCCGTCCCGACGCCCTGGAGCGGCACAAACTGAGCAAGCACAACGGCGAGGGCCTGGAGCCGGGCAGCGAACTGAAAATGCAACTGGCGGAGCATACCTGCGAGTACTGTTCGAAGCGCTTCTCCAGCAAGACTTACCTGCGTAAGCACACCCTGCTTCACACCGATTTTCTGTACGCCTGCAAGAGCTGCGACGAAACGTTCCGGGAGCGAGCGCAGCTGCGGGAGCACGAGAAGACCCACACCGGGCAGAGGAACTTCCTTTGCTGCATTTGTGGCGATAGCTTTGCCCGAAACGACTACCTCCGCGTCCATATGCGGCGCCACAACGGCGAGAAGCCCTACAAGTGCCGTTACTGCGTCAAGGCCTTCCCCCGGGCCACCGATCTCAAGGTCCACGAGCG CTACCACACGGGCACGAAGCCAAATCTGTGCAACACCTGCGGCAAGAGCTTCCACCGGGCCTACAACCTGACCATCCACATGCGCACCCACACCGGTGAACGGCCCTACAAGTGCGACCAGTGCCCCAAGAGCTTCACGCAGAGCAACGACCTCAAGGCGCACATCCGTCGGCATACGGGCGAGCGCTACAAGTGTCCGCACTGCGACACCTACTTCCTGCAGCTGTACAACATGCGCAACCACTGCCTCACCGCCCACAACAAGCACATCGAGACGAAGACGGGTCGCCTCCAGCGTACCGGTCTCCTGGAGGAGAGTGGGCAGTCGCATCTCACGACGGTGGTGATGCCGCCGGCTCGCTATCCCGCCGGTTCTGATCCCCAGCTGTCGGCCGCAATCGGAGCCGACAactcctcctccaccaccgTCATCCACTCGCCGGGCGCGTATCAGAATAGTGGCGTTGCTCCAGGGGTACTGGCACCGGGAAACACTTCCTCGTCTGTGGCGGCGGGAAATACTCTGGACGGGAACAGCTTCGCGCCAACGGCGGTGAATGCGAGCGCACCGTTTGGCGCCTTTAACTTCCCTCCCGTCGTGATGG CGCATCTCATGTACAACCACGGCGGCAGTAGCCAGCACAGCCAGAGCGGTAGCGACACCGCCAAATAG
- the LOC6502971 gene encoding protein regulator of cytokinesis 1: MNVLSSPTAIKAKILEMTGEHVDQLHVMWSHIFEPKTCDEFLLRLKDHADSFYTDLLNESREKQQGILDEIAGLRAEASNLTRLLHESVDIGNRPDDMPLVLWQLKLDKSIEHLREELSRRRAEICELLLQQEQLCEELGELPLPLLDDPLPTPEEMDCFRGRLDQLREQRVHRVEEMNQLRQSIKHDMKLLECLPQTDSEERLLNQVNHTLTPETFERLRRMQKEFADQVKELRERIDDMRQKIHVLWDRLQESDEYAKRRVRESTAYNQRTYDVLREELQRCQALRRQNLKTFIEQLRIEIKEMWDLTLKSQQERMRFSNFYNDWYNEDLLELHELELDDLKSFYNKNKGIFELYESRAELWARMEALEAKASEPNRFNNRGGQLLKEEKERKAITSKLPKIEQQITELVQAFEAQENTPFLVHGENILERMAEDWERHRQSKQQSSARKKTPAPSSASKFMPPPAPGSVAPRTPRTLRNMSTLSSSTMSLRKTPSQQYLRPHNITKSTGNLHKRLHPPATAQPGSKTPSAKRSLMSSLNSIKASPALRSPAQRLLAANQNQSQLKSTKSPLKRVRVLDNTLRRSGGMGSSRRSIGTRSSKKMRTRESPQHAGPEETDYTTDENCENGDTYEEFQPPSRSSMLPRMRHQLALPRKRQMAATMKHQQKQQQQLTEEPEQPEPRFNLPSPRESMMLVPRRDF; encoded by the coding sequence ATGAATGTCCTGAGCAGTCCCACGGCCATTAAGGCCAAGATCCTGGAGATGACCGGCGAGCACGTGGACCAGCTGCACGTAATGTGGTCGCACATATTTGAGCCGAAGACATGCGACGAATTCCTCCTTCGGCTGAAGGACCATGCCGACAGTTTTTACACAGACCTGCTGAATGAGTCGCGGGAGAAGCAGCAGGGCATCCTGGACGAGATCGCCGGCCTGCGGGCCGAAGCCAGCAACCTGACCCGCCTGCTCCACGAGTCCGTGGACATTGGGAATCGGCCGGACGACATGCCGCTGGTGTTGTGGCAACTGAAGCTGGACAAGAGCATCGAGCATTTGCGCGAGGAGCTCTCCCGGCGGCGGGCCGAGATCTGTGAGCTGTTgctgcagcaggagcagctgtGCGAAGAGCTGGGCGAACTGCCTCTGCCCCTCCTGGACGATCCGCTGCCCACGCCCGAGGAAATGGACTGTTTTCGGGGGCGGCTCGATCAGCTTCGCGAACAGCGTGTGCACCGGGTGGAGGAGATGAATCAGCTGCGCCAGAGCATCAAGCACGACATGAAGTTGCTCGAGTGCCTGCCGCAGACGGACTCAGAGGAGCGCCTCCTTAACCAGGTGAACCACACTCTCACGCCGGAAACCTTCGAGCGGCTGCGTCGCATGCAGAAGGAGTTCGCCGACCAGGTCAAGGAGTTGCGCGAGCGGATCGACGACATGCGACAGAAGATCCATGTGCTGTGGGATCGCCTCCAGGAGAGCGACGAGTACGCCAAGCGGCGGGTGAGGGAGTCCACGGCCTACAATCAGCGCACCTACGACGTGCTGCGGGAGGAGTTGCAGCGCTGCCAGGCACTTCGCCGCCAGAACCTGAAGACATTCATCGAGCAGCTGCGCATCGAAATTAAGGAAATGTGGGACCTGACCTTGAAGAGCCAGCAGGAGCGGATGCGCTTCTCGAACTTCTACAACGACTGGTACAACGAGGACCTGCTGGAGCTGCACGAGCTAGAGCTGGACGACCTGAAGAGCTTCTACAACAAGAACAAGGGCATTTTTGAGCTCTACGAAAGCCGGGCGGAGCTGTGGGCGCGCATGGAAGCGCTAGAGGCGAAGGCCAGCGAGCCGAATCGCTTCAACAATCGCGGCGGCCAgctgctgaaggaggagaAGGAGCGCAAGGCCATCACGTCGAAGCTGCCCAAGATCGAGCAGCAGATCACGGAGCTGGTGCAGGCTTTCGAGGCGCAGGAGAACACCCCGTTCCTGGTGCATGGCGAGAATATTCTGGAGCGCATGGCGGAGGACTGGGAGCGCCATCGTCAATCCAAGCAACAGAGCTCGGCGCGAAAGAAGACACCGGCCCCGTCGTCGGCCAGCAAGTTCATGCCACCACCAGCTCCGGGATCAGTGGCTCCTCGCACGCCACGCACACTCCGCAACATGTCCACGCTGTCCAGCTCGACGATGTCCCTGCGGAAGACGCCCTCGCAGCAGTATCTGCGGCCACACAACATCACCAAGAGCACCGGCAATCTCCACAAGCGGCTGCATCCCCCAGCCACCGCCCAACCAGGGTCCAAGACTCCGTCCGCCAAGCGCAGCCTCATGAGCTCGCTGAACTCCATCAAGGCCTCGCCGGCACTGCGCAGCCCTGCCCAGCGCCTGCTGGCCGCCAACCAGAACCAGAGCCAGCTAAAGTCAACCAAATCGCCATTGAAGCGGGTTCGCGTCCTGGACAACACGCTGCGCCGCAGCGGCGGCATGGGCAGCAGCCGACGCAGTATTGGAACACGATCCAGCAAGAAGATGCGCACCAGGGAGTCGCCGCAGCACGCTGGACCCGAGGAGACGGACTACACCACGGACGAGAATTGTGAGAATGGGGACACGTACGAGGAGTTCCAGCCGCCGAGTCGCTCCTCGATGCTGCCACGAATGCGCCACCAGCTGGCCCTGCCCCGCAAGCGTCAGATGGCGGCGACCATGAAGCaccagcagaagcagcagcagcagcttaCAGAGGAGCCAGAGCAGCCAGAGCCCAGATTCAACTTGCCGTCGCCGAGGGAGAGCATGATGCTTGTTCCACGTAGAGATTTTTAG
- the LOC6502970 gene encoding histone H2A.V translates to MAGGKSSKNQDSGKGKSNKTEDSGKEKANQTEDSGKETAKPMSRSARAGLKFPVGRIHRHLKSRTTSHVRVGATAAVYSATIMEYLTSEVIEMAGMASKDHNAKRITARHLQLAIRGDEDLTNLVKAIIPGGGVIPHIHAPLLPKDEESPGPEDPEPEKSQEEETDEEAENEDDEKKEKKAE, encoded by the coding sequence ATGGCAGGAGGGAAATCAAGCAAAAATCAAGATTCCGGCAAGGGAAAGTCAAATAAGACGGAGGACTCTGGCAAGGAAAAGGCAAATCAAACGGAGGACTCCGGCAAGGAAACGGCAAAGCCCATGTCCCGATCGGCTCGCGCTGGCCTCAAGTTTCCGGTCGGACGCATCCACCGTCATCTGAAGAGCCGCACCACATCCCATGTACGGGTTGGGGCCACGGCAGCAGTTTACTCTGCCACCATAATGGAGTACTTGACCTCCGAGGTGATCGAAATGGCTGGAATGGCTTCGAAGGACCACAATGCGAAGCGTATCACGGCTCGGCACTTGCAGCTCGCCATTCGCGGCGATGAAGACCTCACCAACCTGGTCAAGGCAATTATTCCTGGTGGCGGCGTCATTCCGCACATACATGCGCCACTGCTGCCCAAGGACGAAGAGAGCCCGGGACCAGAGGACCCGGAACCGGAGAAAAGCCAAGAAGAGGAAACTGACGAGGAAGCAGAGAACGAAGATgacgaaaaaaaagaaaagaaggccGAATAG
- the LOC6502969 gene encoding protein regulator of cytokinesis 1 → MVFVEHKTKILELTSQHVDRLHELWSHMFEPKTCEEFLVRLKDHADSFYTDLLNESREKQQCIQKEISSLRAEASTLTHLLHEPMDIGDRPEDMPLVLWQLKLDESIEHLRDGLAKRRAEISDMLQKQEHLCKELGEQPLPLLDDPLPTVEEMGYFREHLDQLRDQRVRLVEEMKELRQSIKQDMKVLGCLPQSDAEERLLNQVNHTLTPDTFKSLRRMQAEFAEQVKELHEQIDDMRQKIHVLWERLQDTDEYAQRRVRESTAYTQHTYDVLREELHRCQALRRQNLKVFIDRLRVEIKAMWELTLKGPAECKRFASFYNTHLTEEDLELHELELDKLKRLYEGNKKIYEMYSNRGEMWARMIALEAKANDPNRFNNRGGQLLKEQKERKAITAKLPKIEQQIAELVEEYVSQAKVPFLVNGVNILEQMAADWENLRQPKQAPPLSGKKEVGHKMMPPSAPLTPKALKGKPGVYGSTSSLKKTPSKMKSPSAAKSTGNLQKRRHPNTTNNNIENTNEPTAAAAKRNLIASLECNNGVLGTNTQRKLLKSPQKKVRVLDYSLRREKVNGRPSIGSRSAHRSRPIPQVRVQPPSSEDNQSDDSEDVVDLLSP, encoded by the coding sequence ATGGTCTTCGTCGAGCACAAGACTAAGATCCTGGAGCTGACGAGCCAGCACGTGGATCGCCTGCATGAGCTATGGTCGCATATGTTCGAGCCGAAGACTTGCGAGGAGTTTCTCGTCCGACTGAAGGATCACGCCGATAGCTTCTACACCGATCTGTTGAACGAGTCCCGGGAGAAGCAGCAATGTATCCAGAAGGAGATATCCAGCCTGCGGGCCGAGGCCAGCACCCTAACACATCTGCTCCACGAGCCCATGGATATTGGCGATCGTCCGGAGGACATGCCCCTGGTGTTGTGGCAACTGAAGCTGGACGAGAGCATCGAACACCTACGCGACGGTCTGGCCAAGCGGCGGGCGGAGATCAGTGATATGCTGCAGAAACAGGAGCATTTGTGCAAGGAGTTGGGCGAGCAGCCACTGCCCCTGCTGGACGATCCGCTGCCCACGGTGGAGGAAATGGGCTATTTTCGGGAGCACCTCGATCAGCTTCGCGATCAGCGGGTGCGGCTAGTCGAAGAGATGAAGGAACTGCGCCAAAGCATCAAGCAGGACATGAAGGTGCTGGGGTGCCTTCCGCAGTCGGATGCCGAGGAGCGTCTCCTCAACCAGGTGAACCATACTCTCACGCCCGACACCTTCAAGAGCCTACGTCGCATGCAAGCGGAGTTCGCCGAGCAGGTGAAGGAGCTGCACGAACAGATCGACGACATGCGACAGAAGATCCATGTGCTGTGGGAGCGCCTCCAGGACACCGACGAATACGCCCAACGGCGGGTGAGGGAGTCCACGGCCTACACCCAGCACACCTACGACGTGCTGCGGGAGGAGCTGCACCGGTGCCAGGCCCTCCGCCGCCAGAACCTGAAGGTCTTCATCGATCGCCTGCGAGTGGAGATCAAGGCGATGTGGGAACTGACCCTCAAGGGTCCCGCGGAATGCAAGCGATTCGCTAGCTTCTACAACACACACCTCACCGAAGAGGATCTGGAGCTGCACGAGCTCGAGCTGGACAAGTTGAAGAGGCTATACGAGGGGAACAAGAAGATATACGAGATGTACAGCAACCGTGGGGAGATGTGGGCCCGCATGATTGCGCTGGAGGCGAAGGCCAACGATCCGAACAGGTTCAACAATCGCGGCGGGCAGCTCCTCAAGGAGCAGAAGGAGCGCAAGGCCATTACGGCCAAGCTACCGAAGATCGAGCAGCAGATAGCGGAGCTGGTGGAGGAGTACGTGAGTCAGGCCAAGGTGCCCTTCCTGGTGAACGGGGTCAACATTCTGGAGCAGATGGCCGCTGACTGGGAGAATCTCCGCCAGCCGAAGCAGGCGCCGCCCCTCTCCGGCAAGAAAGAAGTTGGCCACAAAATGATGCCGCCGTCGGCGCCTCTAACGCCCAAAGCACTCAAAGGCAAGCCCGGCGTCTACGGGTCCACATCATCGCTAAAGAAGACGCCGTCGAAGATGAAGTCGCCCAGCGCCGCCAAGAGCACGGGTAATCTGCAGAAGCGGCGCCACCCAaacaccaccaacaacaacattgAAAACACCAACGAACCAACGGCGGCGGCAGCGAAGAGGAACCTGATTGCCTCCCTGGAGTGCAACAACGGTGTCCTGGGGACCAATACACAGCGAAAGCTGCTCAAGTCGCCGCAGAAGAAGGTGCGCGTGCTGGACTACTCGTTGCGCCGCGAAAAGGTCAACGGGAGACCCAGCATCGGTAGCCGAAGCGCCCACAGAAGCCGTCCCATCCCCCAGGTGCGCGTCCAGCCGCCGTCCAGCGAGGACAACCAGAGCGACGACAGCGAGGACGTTGTGGATTTGTTGTCGCCATAA
- the LOC6503136 gene encoding BTB/POZ domain-containing protein 17 yields the protein MSSSGGGAPGSGGAGGAAGAAGGAEAGAPPGAPEPRGGGAAAVVGAGDAATPPPSPPANPNESPLESPVNGTNPNDDQDAKRRKCLETDDAQDGASTMVDANSVLNKIANLYAEKLMSDIVLLVDGKEYPAHRVILCASSEVFQVMLMNPEWNECSKRVIELHEEACCSAVFPQFIKYLYVGHIAVTLQTVMPMLALSDKYNVRDLIDLCVGYMTKHVAKAATSGYLVSWLQYTLSFTPTHNDLTETLKRFLKWNLEMVAESRDFVEMDPAIMQLLLQQNDIVITSEYKLFAIVQTWLLHRREQMEAATGSGASGSGASSNASFMELIEQTVTHIRFGMMTPQELSHLSLMEPLIEYHKEFLVDRIAIGMSYQSGQEDRVREVRATESGELQFTPRLYWNDTWSVDIDVHNFDEIEDYKNYVKLFFSQRHIAEVEDDPCTTWEIEFFPRGVMYNKAKMVCGEDVPGCSLNTVRLRVTCKHQNIGEERFKIAVLIVGVQNTISHIRTVVERTEYFSDTSRVINLDNLLPYEELEHTSPYLSPHLTGNQRNTLTLHVLITPMGAHTCRDAPPFQF from the exons ATGAGCTCGAGCGGGGGCGGAGCGCCAGGCTCCGGAGGTGCAGGTGGGGCGGCAGGTGCAGCGGGTGGTGCAGAGGCTGGTGCACCCCCTGGTGCACCCGAGCCCCGTGGTGGCGGCGCAGCGGCTGTTGTGGGTGCTGGTGACGCAGCTACTCCGCCACCATCTCCGCCAGCAAATCCCAATGAAAGCCCATTGGAGAGTCCCGTGAACGGCACAAACCCCAATGATGATCAGGATGCCAAACGACGCAAATGTCTGGAGACAGACGATGCCCAGGATGGAGCAAGCACG ATGGTCGATGCAAACAGCGTTCTAAACAAGATCGCTAACCTGTATGCTGAGAAGCTTATGTCGGACATTGTGCTGCTCGTGGACGGAAAGGAGTATCCGGCACACCGGGTCATCCTGTGCGCCAGCAGCGAGGTGTTCCAAGTGATGCTGATGAACCCGGAGTGGAACGAGTGCAGCAAGCGCGTCATTGAGCTGCACGAGGAGGCATGCTGCTCGGCGGTGTTCCCGCAGTTCATTAAGTACCTGTATGTCGGACACATTGCTGTCACCCTGCAGACGGTGATGCCGATGCTGGCGCTGAGCGACAAATACAATGTCCGCGACCTGATAGACCTATGCGTCGGCTACATGACGAAGCATGTGGCGAAGGCGGCCACCAGCGGCTACTTGGTCTCGTGGCTGCAATACACGCTCTCCTTCACCCCCACCCACAACGATCTCACCGAGACACTGAAGCGGTTCCTCAAATGGAACCTGGAGATGGTGGCCGAGTCGCGCGACTTTGTGGAAATGGATCCGGCCATAATGCAGCTCCTGCTGCAGCAGAACGACATAGTCATCACCAGCGAGTACAAACTGTTTGCCATTGTGCAGACCTGGCTCCTGCACCGGCGGGAGCAAATGGAGGCGGCAACCGGGTCCGGGGCGTCCGGTTCCGGGGCCAGTAGCAATGCCAGCTTTATGGAGCTAATCGAACAGACGGTAACGCACATCCGTTTCGGAATGATGACGCCGCAGGAACTGTCGCACCTGTCGCTGATGGAGCCGCTGATCGAGTACCACAAGGAGTTCCTCGTCGATCGCATAGCCATTGGGATGAGCTATCAGTCCGGGCAGGAGGATCGGGTGCGGGAGGTGCGGGCCACCGAGTCCGGTGAGCTGCAGTTCACGCCGCGCCTCTACTGGAACGACACCTGGAGCGTGGACATAGACGTGCACAATTTCGACGAGATCGAGGACTACAAGAACTACGTGAAGCTCTTCTTCTCGCAGCGCCACATCGCCGAGGTGGAGGATG ATCCCTGCACCACCTGGGAGATAGAGTTCTTTCCGCGCGGCGTCATGTACAACAAGGCCAAGATGGTGTGCGGCGAGGATGTGCCAGGCTGCTCCCTGAACACGGTCCGCTTGCGGGTGACCTGCAAGCACCAGAACATTGGCGAGGAGCGCTTCAAG ATTGCCGTGCTGATCGTTGGTGTGCAGAACACGATCTCACATATCCGCACGGTGGTGGAGCGCACAGAGTACTTCTCCGACACGTCGCGCGTCATCAATTTGGACAACCTGCTGCCCTACGAGGAGCTGGAGCACACATCCCCATACTTGAGCCCCCATTTGACGGGCAATCAGCGGAACACACTTACCCTGCACGTCCTCATCACGCCGATGGGCGCACATACGTGCCGCGATGCGCCGCCGTTCCAGTTTTAG